Genomic segment of Sebastes umbrosus isolate fSebUmb1 chromosome 22, fSebUmb1.pri, whole genome shotgun sequence:
TATTGCAGAAATACTGTGACATTACAGATATTAAGTCAAATGTttccaattaattaaaatgctttGATTTGGTAGGCTTCACTCTAAGATAGTGACTTACCGTCGACTTTATTATTGAGGCTCGACTTATAAACGCTGCAGATGATGGATTCTGCAAGTCACTTGTAAATGTCTCTCCAGCAGACCTGAAAATCAATTGCCTTGTTGTGACTGCCTCAGCAGTTGTCGTTACTGGTGTGGTggttgtagtagttgttgtagttgtagttgcagcagttgtagttgtagttgagGCAGTTGTAGCTGCAGCTGTTGTAGTTGAGGTCGTTGTAGTTGCAgcagttgtagttgtagttgagGCAGTTGTAGCTGCAGCTGTTGTAGTTGAGGCTGTTGTAGTTGCAGCGCTGGTAGTTGTATTTGCAGCAGTTGTAGCTGTAGTTGTAGCACTTGTAGTTGTATTTACAGCACTGGTAGGTGTATTTGCAGAAGTTGTAGCTGTACTTGAAGCACTTGTAGTTGTATTTACAGCACTGGTAGTTGTACTTGCAGCACTGATAGTTGTATTTGCAGCAATGGTAGTTGTATTTACTGCACTGGTAACTGTAGTTGCAGCACTGGTAGTTGTATTTGCTGCACTGGTAGCTGTAGTTGCAGCGCTGGTAGTTGTATTTGCAGCACTGGCAGTTGTATTTGCTGCACTGGTAGCTGTAGTTGCAGCACTGGTAGTTGTATTTGCAGCACTGGTAGTTGTATTTGCAGCACTGGTAGTTGTAGTTGCAGCAATGGTAGTTGTATTTGCTGCACTGGTAGCTGTAGTTGCAGCACTGGTAGTTGTATTTGCAGCACTGGTAACTGTAGTTGCAGCACTGGCAGTTGTATTTGCTGCACTGGTAGCTGTAGTTGCAGCACTGGTAGTTGTATTTGCAGCACTGGTAGTTGTATTTGCAGCACTGGTAGCTGTAGTTGCAGCACTGGTAGTTGTATTTGCTGCACTGGTAGCTGTAGTTGCAGCACTGGTAGTTGTAGTTGCAGCACTGGTAGTTGTATTCGCTGCACTGGTATCTGTAGTTGCAGCACTGGTAGTTGTATTTGCAGCACTGGTAGCTGTGGTTGCAGCACTGGTAGCTGTAGTTGCAGTAGTTGTAGCTGTAGTTGCAGCACTGGTAGTTGTATTTGCAGCAGGTGAGATTGCAGTAGTTGT
This window contains:
- the LOC119482174 gene encoding probable serine/threonine-protein kinase clkA — encoded protein: MQQQQQQLQVQQMQEQQQLVDPQQPVHQLQLEFQQQVDQLQQLRGLQQMVHLLQLKDQQQRMQQQQLQVQQQHLEVQQQLVYNYCNLTCCKYNYQCCNYSYNYCNYSYQCCNHSYQCCKYNYQCCNYRYQCSEYNYQCCNYNYQCCNYSYQCSKYNYQCCNYSYQCCKYNYQCCKYNYQCCNYSYQCSKYNCQCCNYSYQCCKYNYQCCNYSYQCSKYNYHCCNYNYQCCKYNYQCCKYNYQCCNYSYQCSKYNCQCCKYNYQRCNYSYQCSKYNYQCCNYSYQCSKYNYHCCKYNYQCCKYNYQCCKYNYKCFKYSYNFCKYTYQCCKYNYKCYNYSYNCCKYNYQRCNYNSLNYNSCSYNCLNYNYNCCNYNDLNYNSCSYNCLNYNYNCCNYNYNNYYNHHTSNDNC